One genomic region from Epinephelus fuscoguttatus linkage group LG6, E.fuscoguttatus.final_Chr_v1 encodes:
- the unc45b gene encoding protein unc-45 homolog B isoform X1 — MTQIVHQMGDPMQLKDEGNKHFQAGDIDKAIECYSNAIKGCKDKKVLAVIYRNRSACYLKKESYANAASDASKAIDVDAADIKALYRRCQALEKLGKLDMAFKDVQRCATLEPKNKTFLETLRRLGAEIQAKLKTTFSTDSRVQNMFDILLDEETEKEKREKAANNLIVLSREDAGAERIFQNNGVPLLLNMIETGKPEMILAAIRTLSGMCTGHKARTMAIIHMVGIDKMCSIMAVDNEEIALATCNLFQCINDSLTGGDKREYGKEEALVLDASKDLKTILLSLVEMVSSKKVSGHGRDQALNLLSKNVPRNDRKERDNSRTLFTIDHGLKKILKVCGQVPELPDQLPLTENTQLIASVLLNRLYDDLSCDPERDNFRDICDEYIKSKIDPNNMDKTIHAVNTISGLLQGPFDVGNALIGRQGIMEMMVALCGSEREVDQMVAVEALIHSSSKMSRASFIITNGVSLLKDIYKKTKNERIKIRALVGLCKLGSAGGDDYSLRQFAEGSTEKLAKQCRKWLCNPQIDTKTRKWAIEGLAYLTNDADVKDDLVEDEPALKAMFELAKSTDKTIIYAVACTLVNCTNCYEKKEIMPELVQLAKFSKQHVPEQHPKDKKDFIEKRVKRLLKAGVTSALAVMVKADSLILTNQTKEMLSRVFLALSADPKDRGIIVAQGGGKALIPLALEGTDAGKTKACHALAKIAATSNPEIAFPGERVYEVVRPLVSLLHTDKEGIQNFEALRGLTNLAGFSEKLRVKIVKEKALPEIENYMFEEHDQIRQAATECMCNLITCKEVQERYLEDGNDKLKLLVLLCGEDDDNLQVAAAGALAMLTAAQKKLCTKMTLVTTQWLEILQRLCLHHHPDIQHRGLVIVYNMLNSDDNELAKKLIESELLEILSVIGKAEDNPKRQNPIDVARTCLVKAMDLGLIKPFSTPS; from the exons ATGACGCAAATTGTTCATCAG ATGGGAGACCCAATGCAGTTAAAAGATGAGGGAAACAAACACTTCCAGGCGGGAGATATCGACAAAGCTATCGAGTGCTACTCTAATGCCATCAAGGGGTGCAAGGACAAAAAAGTGCTTGCTGTCATCTACAGGAACAGATCTGCATGCTACCTGAAAAAG GAGAGCTATGCCAATGCAGCATCTGATGCATCTAAAG CAATTGATGTTGACGCAGCAGATATTAAAGCCTTGTACCGGCGTTGCCAAGCCCTGGAGAAGTTAGGAAAACTGGACATGGCTTTCAAAGATGTGCAGAGATGTGCCACCCTGGAACCAAAGAACAAGACCTTCCTGGAGACTCTCCGGAGGCTAGGAGCAGAAATCCAGGCCAAG CTCAAGACAACATTCTCCACAGATTCCAGGGTACAGAACATGTTTGACATTCTTCTCGATGAAGAaactgaaaaggaaaagagggaaaaa GCAGCCAACAATCTGATTGTGCTGTCAAGAGAGGACGCCGGAGCAGAGAGAATCTTCCAGAATAACGGAGTGCCTCTGTTGCTCAACATGATAGAGACGGGCAAACCAGAGATGATCCTGGCCGCTATTCGTACTTTGTCAGGGATGTGCACAGGACACAAAGCTCGG ACCATGGCCATTATTCACATGGTGGGCATTGACAAGATGTGCAGCATCATGGCTGTTGACAATGAGGAGATCGCACTGGCAACCTGCAACCTCTTCCAGTGCATCAACGACTCCCTCACTGGTGGAGATAAAAGGGAATATGGAAAAGAAGAGGCCTTGGTTTTGG ATGCATCCAAAGACCTGAAAACCATTCTCCTCTCTCTGGTGGAGATGGTTAGTAGCAAGAAGGTATCTGGTCATGGCAGAGACCAGGCGCTGAACCTCCTGAGCAAAAATGTACCTCGCAATGacaggaaagagagagacaacTCCAGGACCCTCTTCACCATTGACCACG GTCTGAAGAAGATCCTCAAGGTGTGTGGTCAGGTTCCTGAACTGCCAGACCAGCTGCCcttgacagaaaacacacagctgattgCCAGCGTGCTCCTGAACAGGCTCTATGACGACCTCTCATGTGATCCCGAAAGAGACAACTTCAGGGACATTTGTGATGAATATATTAA ATCCAAAATTGACCCTAACAACATGGACAAGACCATTCATGCTGTCAACACCATCTCAGGGCTGCTTCAGGGCCCCTTTGATGTCGGTAATGCTCTGATAGGACGTCAAGGCATAATGGAGATGATGGTGGCACTGTGTGGCTCTGAACGTGAGGTGGACCAGATGGTTGCTGTGGAGGCACTGATCCATTCCTCCTCGAAGATGAGCCGTGCGTCCTTCATAATCACCAACGGTGTGTCACTGCTCAAGGACATCTACAAGAAGACCAAGAATGAGAGGATTAAAATTCGTGCACTGGTG GGTCTCTGTAAACTAGGTTCAGCTGGAGGTGATGACTACAGTTTAAGACAGTTTGCTGAGGGCTCCACAGAGAAGCTGGCCAAGCAGTGCAGGAA GTGGCTCTGCAACCCTCAGATTGACACCAAAACAAGGAAGTGGGCTATCGAGGGTCTGGCTTATCTGACTAATGACGCTGACGTGAAAGACGATTTGGTTGAGGATGAGCCTGCACTGAAAGCCATGTTTGAACTGGCCAAG tCTACGGATAAGACAATCATATATGCGGTAGCTTGCACCCTGGTTAACTGCACCAACTGCTacgaaaagaaagaaatcatgcCTGAGTTGGTTCAACTCGCCAAGTTCTCAAAGCAACATGTGCCTGAGCAACACCCCAAG GACAAGAAGGACTTCATTGAGAAGAGAGTGAAAAGGCTGCTAAAGGCTGGAGTCACTTCAGCTCTGGCAGTAATGGTAAAAGCAGATTCGTTGATCCTGACTAACCAGACCAAGGAGATGCTTTCAAG GGTTTTCTTGGCATTGTCAGCAGATCCCAAAGATCGTGGTATTATCGTAGCCCAAGGAGGGGGAAAG GCTTTGATTCCGCTCGCTCTGGAGGGGACAGACgcagggaaaacaaaagcatgtCACGCCCTTGCCAAGATTGCAGCTACTTCCAACCCAGAAATCGCCTTCCCTGGTGAGAGG GTGTACGAGGTGGTGCGACCTTTGGTTAGCCTCCTTCACACAGATAAAGAAGGGATACAGAACTTTGAAGCTCTGAGGGGCCTCACCAACTTGGCTGGTTTTAGTGAAAAACTCAG agtaaAGATTGTGAAAGAGAAGGCCCTGCCAGAGATTGAGAACTACATGTTTGAGGAACATGACCAGATCAGACAGGCTGCCACTGAATGCATGTGCAACCTTATTACATGTAAAGAG GTCCAAGAGCGATATCTGGAGGATGGCAATGATAAGCTGAAGCTGCTGGTACTGCTATGTGGCGAGGATGATGATAACCTTCAGGTTGCTGCAGCTGGAGCTCTTGCTATGCTCACTGCTGCTCAGAAGAAGCTCTGCACCAAAATGACCCTGGTG ACGACCCAGTGGCTCGAGATCCTGCAGAGATTGTGCCTCCATCACCACCCTGACATACAACATCGTGGCCTTGTGATTGTCTACAACATGCTCAACTCAGACGACAATGAGCTGGCCAAAAAGCTGATCGAGAGCGAGCTGCTGGAAATCCTCTCAGTGATCGGCAAAGCGGAGGACAATCCCAAGAGGCAGAACCCCATCGATGTGGCACGCACATGCCTGGTCAAAGCTATGGATCTTGGTCTCATCAAACCGTTCTCCACCCCTTCttaa
- the unc45b gene encoding protein unc-45 homolog B isoform X2, giving the protein MMGDPMQLKDEGNKHFQAGDIDKAIECYSNAIKGCKDKKVLAVIYRNRSACYLKKESYANAASDASKAIDVDAADIKALYRRCQALEKLGKLDMAFKDVQRCATLEPKNKTFLETLRRLGAEIQAKLKTTFSTDSRVQNMFDILLDEETEKEKREKAANNLIVLSREDAGAERIFQNNGVPLLLNMIETGKPEMILAAIRTLSGMCTGHKARTMAIIHMVGIDKMCSIMAVDNEEIALATCNLFQCINDSLTGGDKREYGKEEALVLDASKDLKTILLSLVEMVSSKKVSGHGRDQALNLLSKNVPRNDRKERDNSRTLFTIDHGLKKILKVCGQVPELPDQLPLTENTQLIASVLLNRLYDDLSCDPERDNFRDICDEYIKSKIDPNNMDKTIHAVNTISGLLQGPFDVGNALIGRQGIMEMMVALCGSEREVDQMVAVEALIHSSSKMSRASFIITNGVSLLKDIYKKTKNERIKIRALVGLCKLGSAGGDDYSLRQFAEGSTEKLAKQCRKWLCNPQIDTKTRKWAIEGLAYLTNDADVKDDLVEDEPALKAMFELAKSTDKTIIYAVACTLVNCTNCYEKKEIMPELVQLAKFSKQHVPEQHPKDKKDFIEKRVKRLLKAGVTSALAVMVKADSLILTNQTKEMLSRVFLALSADPKDRGIIVAQGGGKALIPLALEGTDAGKTKACHALAKIAATSNPEIAFPGERVYEVVRPLVSLLHTDKEGIQNFEALRGLTNLAGFSEKLRVKIVKEKALPEIENYMFEEHDQIRQAATECMCNLITCKEVQERYLEDGNDKLKLLVLLCGEDDDNLQVAAAGALAMLTAAQKKLCTKMTLVTTQWLEILQRLCLHHHPDIQHRGLVIVYNMLNSDDNELAKKLIESELLEILSVIGKAEDNPKRQNPIDVARTCLVKAMDLGLIKPFSTPS; this is encoded by the exons ATG ATGGGAGACCCAATGCAGTTAAAAGATGAGGGAAACAAACACTTCCAGGCGGGAGATATCGACAAAGCTATCGAGTGCTACTCTAATGCCATCAAGGGGTGCAAGGACAAAAAAGTGCTTGCTGTCATCTACAGGAACAGATCTGCATGCTACCTGAAAAAG GAGAGCTATGCCAATGCAGCATCTGATGCATCTAAAG CAATTGATGTTGACGCAGCAGATATTAAAGCCTTGTACCGGCGTTGCCAAGCCCTGGAGAAGTTAGGAAAACTGGACATGGCTTTCAAAGATGTGCAGAGATGTGCCACCCTGGAACCAAAGAACAAGACCTTCCTGGAGACTCTCCGGAGGCTAGGAGCAGAAATCCAGGCCAAG CTCAAGACAACATTCTCCACAGATTCCAGGGTACAGAACATGTTTGACATTCTTCTCGATGAAGAaactgaaaaggaaaagagggaaaaa GCAGCCAACAATCTGATTGTGCTGTCAAGAGAGGACGCCGGAGCAGAGAGAATCTTCCAGAATAACGGAGTGCCTCTGTTGCTCAACATGATAGAGACGGGCAAACCAGAGATGATCCTGGCCGCTATTCGTACTTTGTCAGGGATGTGCACAGGACACAAAGCTCGG ACCATGGCCATTATTCACATGGTGGGCATTGACAAGATGTGCAGCATCATGGCTGTTGACAATGAGGAGATCGCACTGGCAACCTGCAACCTCTTCCAGTGCATCAACGACTCCCTCACTGGTGGAGATAAAAGGGAATATGGAAAAGAAGAGGCCTTGGTTTTGG ATGCATCCAAAGACCTGAAAACCATTCTCCTCTCTCTGGTGGAGATGGTTAGTAGCAAGAAGGTATCTGGTCATGGCAGAGACCAGGCGCTGAACCTCCTGAGCAAAAATGTACCTCGCAATGacaggaaagagagagacaacTCCAGGACCCTCTTCACCATTGACCACG GTCTGAAGAAGATCCTCAAGGTGTGTGGTCAGGTTCCTGAACTGCCAGACCAGCTGCCcttgacagaaaacacacagctgattgCCAGCGTGCTCCTGAACAGGCTCTATGACGACCTCTCATGTGATCCCGAAAGAGACAACTTCAGGGACATTTGTGATGAATATATTAA ATCCAAAATTGACCCTAACAACATGGACAAGACCATTCATGCTGTCAACACCATCTCAGGGCTGCTTCAGGGCCCCTTTGATGTCGGTAATGCTCTGATAGGACGTCAAGGCATAATGGAGATGATGGTGGCACTGTGTGGCTCTGAACGTGAGGTGGACCAGATGGTTGCTGTGGAGGCACTGATCCATTCCTCCTCGAAGATGAGCCGTGCGTCCTTCATAATCACCAACGGTGTGTCACTGCTCAAGGACATCTACAAGAAGACCAAGAATGAGAGGATTAAAATTCGTGCACTGGTG GGTCTCTGTAAACTAGGTTCAGCTGGAGGTGATGACTACAGTTTAAGACAGTTTGCTGAGGGCTCCACAGAGAAGCTGGCCAAGCAGTGCAGGAA GTGGCTCTGCAACCCTCAGATTGACACCAAAACAAGGAAGTGGGCTATCGAGGGTCTGGCTTATCTGACTAATGACGCTGACGTGAAAGACGATTTGGTTGAGGATGAGCCTGCACTGAAAGCCATGTTTGAACTGGCCAAG tCTACGGATAAGACAATCATATATGCGGTAGCTTGCACCCTGGTTAACTGCACCAACTGCTacgaaaagaaagaaatcatgcCTGAGTTGGTTCAACTCGCCAAGTTCTCAAAGCAACATGTGCCTGAGCAACACCCCAAG GACAAGAAGGACTTCATTGAGAAGAGAGTGAAAAGGCTGCTAAAGGCTGGAGTCACTTCAGCTCTGGCAGTAATGGTAAAAGCAGATTCGTTGATCCTGACTAACCAGACCAAGGAGATGCTTTCAAG GGTTTTCTTGGCATTGTCAGCAGATCCCAAAGATCGTGGTATTATCGTAGCCCAAGGAGGGGGAAAG GCTTTGATTCCGCTCGCTCTGGAGGGGACAGACgcagggaaaacaaaagcatgtCACGCCCTTGCCAAGATTGCAGCTACTTCCAACCCAGAAATCGCCTTCCCTGGTGAGAGG GTGTACGAGGTGGTGCGACCTTTGGTTAGCCTCCTTCACACAGATAAAGAAGGGATACAGAACTTTGAAGCTCTGAGGGGCCTCACCAACTTGGCTGGTTTTAGTGAAAAACTCAG agtaaAGATTGTGAAAGAGAAGGCCCTGCCAGAGATTGAGAACTACATGTTTGAGGAACATGACCAGATCAGACAGGCTGCCACTGAATGCATGTGCAACCTTATTACATGTAAAGAG GTCCAAGAGCGATATCTGGAGGATGGCAATGATAAGCTGAAGCTGCTGGTACTGCTATGTGGCGAGGATGATGATAACCTTCAGGTTGCTGCAGCTGGAGCTCTTGCTATGCTCACTGCTGCTCAGAAGAAGCTCTGCACCAAAATGACCCTGGTG ACGACCCAGTGGCTCGAGATCCTGCAGAGATTGTGCCTCCATCACCACCCTGACATACAACATCGTGGCCTTGTGATTGTCTACAACATGCTCAACTCAGACGACAATGAGCTGGCCAAAAAGCTGATCGAGAGCGAGCTGCTGGAAATCCTCTCAGTGATCGGCAAAGCGGAGGACAATCCCAAGAGGCAGAACCCCATCGATGTGGCACGCACATGCCTGGTCAAAGCTATGGATCTTGGTCTCATCAAACCGTTCTCCACCCCTTCttaa
- the unc45b gene encoding protein unc-45 homolog B isoform X3 produces the protein MGDPMQLKDEGNKHFQAGDIDKAIECYSNAIKGCKDKKVLAVIYRNRSACYLKKESYANAASDASKAIDVDAADIKALYRRCQALEKLGKLDMAFKDVQRCATLEPKNKTFLETLRRLGAEIQAKLKTTFSTDSRVQNMFDILLDEETEKEKREKAANNLIVLSREDAGAERIFQNNGVPLLLNMIETGKPEMILAAIRTLSGMCTGHKARTMAIIHMVGIDKMCSIMAVDNEEIALATCNLFQCINDSLTGGDKREYGKEEALVLDASKDLKTILLSLVEMVSSKKVSGHGRDQALNLLSKNVPRNDRKERDNSRTLFTIDHGLKKILKVCGQVPELPDQLPLTENTQLIASVLLNRLYDDLSCDPERDNFRDICDEYIKSKIDPNNMDKTIHAVNTISGLLQGPFDVGNALIGRQGIMEMMVALCGSEREVDQMVAVEALIHSSSKMSRASFIITNGVSLLKDIYKKTKNERIKIRALVGLCKLGSAGGDDYSLRQFAEGSTEKLAKQCRKWLCNPQIDTKTRKWAIEGLAYLTNDADVKDDLVEDEPALKAMFELAKSTDKTIIYAVACTLVNCTNCYEKKEIMPELVQLAKFSKQHVPEQHPKDKKDFIEKRVKRLLKAGVTSALAVMVKADSLILTNQTKEMLSRVFLALSADPKDRGIIVAQGGGKALIPLALEGTDAGKTKACHALAKIAATSNPEIAFPGERVYEVVRPLVSLLHTDKEGIQNFEALRGLTNLAGFSEKLRVKIVKEKALPEIENYMFEEHDQIRQAATECMCNLITCKEVQERYLEDGNDKLKLLVLLCGEDDDNLQVAAAGALAMLTAAQKKLCTKMTLVTTQWLEILQRLCLHHHPDIQHRGLVIVYNMLNSDDNELAKKLIESELLEILSVIGKAEDNPKRQNPIDVARTCLVKAMDLGLIKPFSTPS, from the exons ATGGGAGACCCAATGCAGTTAAAAGATGAGGGAAACAAACACTTCCAGGCGGGAGATATCGACAAAGCTATCGAGTGCTACTCTAATGCCATCAAGGGGTGCAAGGACAAAAAAGTGCTTGCTGTCATCTACAGGAACAGATCTGCATGCTACCTGAAAAAG GAGAGCTATGCCAATGCAGCATCTGATGCATCTAAAG CAATTGATGTTGACGCAGCAGATATTAAAGCCTTGTACCGGCGTTGCCAAGCCCTGGAGAAGTTAGGAAAACTGGACATGGCTTTCAAAGATGTGCAGAGATGTGCCACCCTGGAACCAAAGAACAAGACCTTCCTGGAGACTCTCCGGAGGCTAGGAGCAGAAATCCAGGCCAAG CTCAAGACAACATTCTCCACAGATTCCAGGGTACAGAACATGTTTGACATTCTTCTCGATGAAGAaactgaaaaggaaaagagggaaaaa GCAGCCAACAATCTGATTGTGCTGTCAAGAGAGGACGCCGGAGCAGAGAGAATCTTCCAGAATAACGGAGTGCCTCTGTTGCTCAACATGATAGAGACGGGCAAACCAGAGATGATCCTGGCCGCTATTCGTACTTTGTCAGGGATGTGCACAGGACACAAAGCTCGG ACCATGGCCATTATTCACATGGTGGGCATTGACAAGATGTGCAGCATCATGGCTGTTGACAATGAGGAGATCGCACTGGCAACCTGCAACCTCTTCCAGTGCATCAACGACTCCCTCACTGGTGGAGATAAAAGGGAATATGGAAAAGAAGAGGCCTTGGTTTTGG ATGCATCCAAAGACCTGAAAACCATTCTCCTCTCTCTGGTGGAGATGGTTAGTAGCAAGAAGGTATCTGGTCATGGCAGAGACCAGGCGCTGAACCTCCTGAGCAAAAATGTACCTCGCAATGacaggaaagagagagacaacTCCAGGACCCTCTTCACCATTGACCACG GTCTGAAGAAGATCCTCAAGGTGTGTGGTCAGGTTCCTGAACTGCCAGACCAGCTGCCcttgacagaaaacacacagctgattgCCAGCGTGCTCCTGAACAGGCTCTATGACGACCTCTCATGTGATCCCGAAAGAGACAACTTCAGGGACATTTGTGATGAATATATTAA ATCCAAAATTGACCCTAACAACATGGACAAGACCATTCATGCTGTCAACACCATCTCAGGGCTGCTTCAGGGCCCCTTTGATGTCGGTAATGCTCTGATAGGACGTCAAGGCATAATGGAGATGATGGTGGCACTGTGTGGCTCTGAACGTGAGGTGGACCAGATGGTTGCTGTGGAGGCACTGATCCATTCCTCCTCGAAGATGAGCCGTGCGTCCTTCATAATCACCAACGGTGTGTCACTGCTCAAGGACATCTACAAGAAGACCAAGAATGAGAGGATTAAAATTCGTGCACTGGTG GGTCTCTGTAAACTAGGTTCAGCTGGAGGTGATGACTACAGTTTAAGACAGTTTGCTGAGGGCTCCACAGAGAAGCTGGCCAAGCAGTGCAGGAA GTGGCTCTGCAACCCTCAGATTGACACCAAAACAAGGAAGTGGGCTATCGAGGGTCTGGCTTATCTGACTAATGACGCTGACGTGAAAGACGATTTGGTTGAGGATGAGCCTGCACTGAAAGCCATGTTTGAACTGGCCAAG tCTACGGATAAGACAATCATATATGCGGTAGCTTGCACCCTGGTTAACTGCACCAACTGCTacgaaaagaaagaaatcatgcCTGAGTTGGTTCAACTCGCCAAGTTCTCAAAGCAACATGTGCCTGAGCAACACCCCAAG GACAAGAAGGACTTCATTGAGAAGAGAGTGAAAAGGCTGCTAAAGGCTGGAGTCACTTCAGCTCTGGCAGTAATGGTAAAAGCAGATTCGTTGATCCTGACTAACCAGACCAAGGAGATGCTTTCAAG GGTTTTCTTGGCATTGTCAGCAGATCCCAAAGATCGTGGTATTATCGTAGCCCAAGGAGGGGGAAAG GCTTTGATTCCGCTCGCTCTGGAGGGGACAGACgcagggaaaacaaaagcatgtCACGCCCTTGCCAAGATTGCAGCTACTTCCAACCCAGAAATCGCCTTCCCTGGTGAGAGG GTGTACGAGGTGGTGCGACCTTTGGTTAGCCTCCTTCACACAGATAAAGAAGGGATACAGAACTTTGAAGCTCTGAGGGGCCTCACCAACTTGGCTGGTTTTAGTGAAAAACTCAG agtaaAGATTGTGAAAGAGAAGGCCCTGCCAGAGATTGAGAACTACATGTTTGAGGAACATGACCAGATCAGACAGGCTGCCACTGAATGCATGTGCAACCTTATTACATGTAAAGAG GTCCAAGAGCGATATCTGGAGGATGGCAATGATAAGCTGAAGCTGCTGGTACTGCTATGTGGCGAGGATGATGATAACCTTCAGGTTGCTGCAGCTGGAGCTCTTGCTATGCTCACTGCTGCTCAGAAGAAGCTCTGCACCAAAATGACCCTGGTG ACGACCCAGTGGCTCGAGATCCTGCAGAGATTGTGCCTCCATCACCACCCTGACATACAACATCGTGGCCTTGTGATTGTCTACAACATGCTCAACTCAGACGACAATGAGCTGGCCAAAAAGCTGATCGAGAGCGAGCTGCTGGAAATCCTCTCAGTGATCGGCAAAGCGGAGGACAATCCCAAGAGGCAGAACCCCATCGATGTGGCACGCACATGCCTGGTCAAAGCTATGGATCTTGGTCTCATCAAACCGTTCTCCACCCCTTCttaa